One part of the Luteibacter yeojuensis genome encodes these proteins:
- a CDS encoding Ohr family peroxiredoxin: MAKPTPPPVSLLDRYSGAEFAPLYTGTVRVTGGDAAHGRASGIAQSTDGCLDINLRLPPELGGPGGGSNPEQLFAAGFAACFHGALSLLAVRERIEIRDATVTAAVTFGRDPMDGLFTLVAHVIIALPGVPRAIAEALVRHTERLCPYAKMARQGIECVVRLEN, from the coding sequence ATGGCCAAGCCGACGCCGCCTCCGGTGTCCTTGCTCGACCGGTACAGCGGAGCCGAATTCGCCCCGCTGTACACGGGTACCGTTCGCGTCACCGGAGGCGATGCCGCGCATGGGCGTGCCTCCGGCATCGCCCAGTCCACCGACGGATGCCTCGACATCAACCTGCGCCTGCCCCCCGAATTGGGCGGGCCGGGTGGCGGGAGCAATCCGGAGCAACTCTTCGCCGCGGGTTTCGCCGCCTGCTTCCATGGCGCGCTGAGCCTGCTGGCCGTCCGTGAGCGCATCGAGATCCGCGATGCCACGGTCACCGCGGCAGTTACGTTCGGCCGCGACCCTATGGACGGCCTGTTCACGCTGGTAGCCCATGTCATCATCGCGCTGCCCGGCGTTCCGCGTGCCATCGCCGAGGCCCTCGTGCGTCATACCGAGCGGCTATGCCCGTATGCGAAGATGGCGAGGCAGGGCATCGAGTGCGTCGTGAGGCTTGAGAACTGA
- a CDS encoding M35 family metallo-endopeptidase: MRRRFTLPMIAFILMTAFELQAAMAAGRIEAKLALSTDPRAPSPATIVVTLTNTGDAPVNVFRWWTPFAAPDGRLPQPVFDLTDDTGKPVRYMGRRVNTGAVRLAHFIQVAPGETLEREVDLTKEYDFIRAGWYDIRFDLHLETSLDPKRAPLDELERFVPNAQGIVSTNRVRFLLRNPIPWIRRAPDEVASLTCDVEQSVDIESARIGARADATRAERFLNTMIYVYEFTGDDFVLTFRPHPRYSRWFGTHDPSEPMPEDPGWGAGDNAQVKRTIETAALRLVNGVISPTCGCSPGYEDTMAWAEDHTPYNIHFCKKFFDAYSDGRDSRRSAVYHEMTHFFDHRLDGRSDYSFVTNQESAKNLATTNRSHAVRSALNYEYFVTDTSNREEAEER; this comes from the coding sequence ATGCGCAGACGGTTCACTCTGCCAATGATCGCCTTCATCCTGATGACGGCTTTCGAACTTCAAGCCGCAATGGCCGCGGGGCGTATCGAAGCCAAACTCGCTCTCTCGACGGATCCGAGGGCACCCAGCCCCGCCACCATTGTCGTTACACTAACCAACACCGGCGATGCACCGGTCAACGTCTTTCGCTGGTGGACACCTTTCGCCGCCCCGGACGGACGGCTACCTCAGCCTGTGTTCGATCTTACGGACGACACGGGAAAGCCGGTCAGATATATGGGCAGGCGGGTGAACACGGGAGCGGTACGATTAGCTCACTTCATACAGGTGGCGCCAGGGGAAACACTTGAGCGCGAGGTCGACCTGACCAAGGAATACGATTTCATACGCGCGGGTTGGTATGACATCCGGTTCGACTTGCATCTGGAGACCTCGCTCGATCCGAAGAGGGCCCCCTTGGACGAATTGGAGCGCTTCGTTCCCAATGCCCAAGGCATCGTATCGACGAACCGCGTCCGGTTTCTGCTTCGCAATCCTATCCCGTGGATCCGCCGCGCTCCGGACGAGGTGGCCAGCTTGACCTGCGACGTTGAGCAGTCCGTCGACATCGAAAGCGCCCGTATCGGTGCCAGGGCCGACGCGACCCGTGCCGAGCGGTTCTTGAATACCATGATTTACGTGTACGAGTTCACCGGTGACGACTTCGTGCTTACGTTTAGGCCTCACCCGCGATATTCGCGGTGGTTCGGAACGCACGATCCTTCCGAACCCATGCCAGAAGATCCGGGTTGGGGAGCCGGGGACAATGCGCAGGTAAAACGCACTATAGAGACTGCAGCATTGCGCCTGGTCAATGGCGTCATCTCGCCTACGTGTGGCTGTAGCCCAGGGTATGAGGACACGATGGCATGGGCGGAAGATCACACCCCATATAACATTCACTTCTGCAAGAAGTTCTTCGATGCCTACAGCGATGGTCGGGATTCACGGCGCTCGGCGGTCTACCATGAAATGACCCATTTCTTTGACCACCGCCTGGACGGACGGTCGGATTACTCGTTTGTTACCAACCAGGAAAGTGCAAAGAATCTCGCTACAACCAATCGCTCGCATGCGGTCCGAAGTGCTTTGAATTACGAATACTTCGTCACCGACACGAGCAATAGGGAAGAGGCTGAGGAGCGTTAA